Within the Pelagovum pacificum genome, the region GATATTGCGGGCAGGCTGATCCGAAAGGGGTACGAAGATGCTGGGGTTCCTGGTCGCGTTGCTTGGCGGTTTCATCGCAACCAACATGGAAGAGACGCTCGCCCGCCCGGTGGCGCGTGCGCTCGCGCCCCGTATCGTGGTCGAGCCGGGCGAGATGAAGTTGCTGGCCTTCATGCTGACGATGCTGATCGTCGCGATCCTGCTGGCGATCTTCGACTGGGACTCGCCGGTCGGCTTCATGCTTGGCGGAACGCTCGGCTGGTTTGCCAACCGGATCGTCGCCGCCGTGCGCGCTGGCATCGACAGCCGGTCCGAGGACTGATCACTCCGCCGCGGTCACGTCGCCACGGTTTTCCAGCGCCTTGAGCTTGTTGCGGAACACCGGGCGGTTGGTGTGCTCGATCCCCCAGCGACAGACGCGCTCGGTCAGGTCGATGCGCCCGGATTGCTGCGTATGGGTCAGCAGGCTGCGCAGGTAGGGCATGTAGCGGCGCCGCGCCCGGTAGAGCGACCGGAACCCGGCGGCATCCAGCGTGCCAAGCATCGCCCCGCGCAGGACATCATCGAGGATGTGCATCCCCTCAAGCGCGCGCTCCAGCTCGTCACCGAGGTGGGGACAGGGCAGGCGCAGCACGTTCGGCCGCCGGAACAGGGCGGCGTGCATGTCGTCGAGCGTCAGTTCGGGATCGAACAGCACGTAGGCCTGCCGCGCGGCGTCCAGCATGTCGGGCGCGAAGCCGTAGCGGCTCTCAAACTCCAGCCGCCGAGCGGGCAGGAAGCGCCGGTCCCACCGGGTCGTGTCGGGCGTCAGCGTCGCCTGCGGGCGCAGCGCCACGACCGCCGCGCCGGGCGCCGCGACCGAATAGGCCGCCGCCGCATAGCCGCCAGAGCCCGCGCCGTAGAACAGGACGTTGTCGTAGCTGTCGAAGAAACCGTCGTCGGTCATCCGGTCGATGAAGTCGTAGACCGCCGGATTGCGGAACCATGTCTCGGACGCGCTGAACAGGGTGAGCGAGGTCCATCCTTCGGAGCGGGCGAGACGCCAGCCCCGCGGCTCGCGGCCCGGGTTCGCCTCCTGGACGCGCGGTATCACCTCGAACGCGACCATCAGGTTGCGGTTTCCCTCGATCAGGACGGCGTCGTGCGCGGGGCCGAGCGCTTCGTGGAACCCGAAGTCCCAGCCGGCCTCGCGTACTGCGTCGAGCCACGCCTTCCCCGAAAGTTCGGAGAGATCCACATCGAATTCCATCGTCTCTTCGACCATCGCCCCCACGCCTCGCGACAGGTCCTGTCCGGCCAAGGTGGCCGGCGGTTCGGCAGCGAAAATGGCTCGTCGCGAGGCACCGCGCAACCCTCGACGCCGCGGTGCCGCAAGCGCCCGGACCCTGCGGAATTGCTGAAATGCCAGTTAATCAAGGCTTAACCGCCGCCGCACAAATGACAGATTTGAACCAGTGGTTTCACAATGTTGTCGCCATTCATGGCTCATGCTGTGACGGTCGGGACAGGGACAGCCGATTGTTTCCCTCCATGGGAGAATCTCGCGCCATGAAGAGTCGCCGCCGGACAGCGCCACCTTGACCCCTGCTGCGCCAAGTGCAGCTATGGCCTGAGGAGGCCGCCCATGAACACGATCGAAGACGTAGAGAGCGCACTCGCCGGTCAGGACTACATCTGCGACCGGCCGCTCGCGACGGTGCTGTTCCTCGCCCTCCGGCTTGGCCGTCCGCTGTTTCTCGAAGGGGAGGCGGGGACCGGCAAGACGGAGATCGCAAAGGCGATGGCGGCGGCGCTCGGCCGGCGGCTGATCCGGCTTCAGTGCTACGAGGGGCTCGACGCGTCCTCTGCCGTCTACGAGTGGAACTTCGCGGCGCAGATGATCGCGATCCGGACGGCCGAGGCGGCGGGTGGCACGGATCGCGCCGGCCTGCAATCCGAGCTGTTCGGCGAGGACTTCCTGATCGAACGTCCCCTGCTGGAAGCGATGCGACCCCAGCCCGGCGGCCCGCCCGTTCTGCTGATCGACGAACTCGACCGCACGGATGAGCCGTTCGAGGCGTTCCTGCTCGAAGCGCTGTCCGACTTCCAGGTCACGATCCCGGAACTCGGCACGATCAAGGCGCCCGAACCGCCGATCGTGATCCTGACGTCCAACCGCACCCGCGAAGTGCACGACGCGCTCAAGCGGCGCTGTCTCTATCACTGGGTGGATTACCCGAGCGCGGAGCGTGAGATCGAGATCCTGCGCGCCCGTGTGCCAGAGGCGGCGGACGCTTTGTCGCGCAACATCGTCGCCTTTGTGCAGCGCCTGCGGACGG harbors:
- a CDS encoding AAA family ATPase encodes the protein MNTIEDVESALAGQDYICDRPLATVLFLALRLGRPLFLEGEAGTGKTEIAKAMAAALGRRLIRLQCYEGLDASSAVYEWNFAAQMIAIRTAEAAGGTDRAGLQSELFGEDFLIERPLLEAMRPQPGGPPVLLIDELDRTDEPFEAFLLEALSDFQVTIPELGTIKAPEPPIVILTSNRTREVHDALKRRCLYHWVDYPSAEREIEILRARVPEAADALSRNIVAFVQRLRTEDLFKKPGVAETIDWAKCLLALDVIDLSPEVISDTLGAILKYQDDIQRIETSVTKQLLEEARTAAAV
- a CDS encoding phosphoadenosine phosphosulfate reductase yields the protein MAGQDLSRGVGAMVEETMEFDVDLSELSGKAWLDAVREAGWDFGFHEALGPAHDAVLIEGNRNLMVAFEVIPRVQEANPGREPRGWRLARSEGWTSLTLFSASETWFRNPAVYDFIDRMTDDGFFDSYDNVLFYGAGSGGYAAAAYSVAAPGAAVVALRPQATLTPDTTRWDRRFLPARRLEFESRYGFAPDMLDAARQAYVLFDPELTLDDMHAALFRRPNVLRLPCPHLGDELERALEGMHILDDVLRGAMLGTLDAAGFRSLYRARRRYMPYLRSLLTHTQQSGRIDLTERVCRWGIEHTNRPVFRNKLKALENRGDVTAAE